From a single Salvelinus sp. IW2-2015 linkage group LG22, ASM291031v2, whole genome shotgun sequence genomic region:
- the LOC111949524 gene encoding LOW QUALITY PROTEIN: arfaptin-2 (The sequence of the model RefSeq protein was modified relative to this genomic sequence to represent the inferred CDS: inserted 2 bases in 1 codon) translates to MADSFMGKAATMEIPINSNGETLAEDDSLEQAAKIQWTLDEKDLQQVMVSGPNLNETSIVSGGYGGPAGGIIPTSSIKGPAIHFNLQYVDRRXPAPNCAPVPGAEPQPTDLRMNSRGQGVGLVPSQSAASRIANQNQTDQPFTGSGMHHSNSNQNMSVEEANRGVAVEKLDSVKKWGINTYKCTKQMFSERFGRGSRTVDLELEAQIDVLRDTKRKYESVLRLTSALTSHFYNMVQTQQALGDTFADLSQKSPELRDEFGYNAETQKLLCRNGEALLGAINFFVSSINTLVNKTMEDTLMTIKLYEAARLEFDAYRADLEELSLGPRDAATMVRIEVSQQQYQVQRDKYERLRSDVTIKLKFLEENKVKVMHKQLLLFHNAISAYFAGNQQQLEQTLRQFNVKLKPPGSDKPSWLEES, encoded by the exons ATGGCAGACAGTTTTATGGGCAAGGCGGCTACCATGGAGATTCCTATCAACAGCAATGGAGAGACCCTGGCCGAGGATGACAGTTTGGAGCAG GCTGCAAAGATTCAGTGGACCTTAGATGAGAAG GACCTGCAGCAGGTGATGGTGTCTGGTCCCAACCTGAATGAGACCAGCATCGTGTCTGGAGGCTACGGAGGACCTGCAGGGGGCATCATACCCACCTCCTCCATCAAAG GCCCCGCTATCCACTTCAACCTTCAGTATGTGGACAGGAG CCCTGCCCCTAACTGTGCCCCTGTCCCTGGAGCCGAACCTCAGCCCACAG ACCTGCGAATGAATTCCAGGGGACAGGGTGTAGGTCTGGTCCCCAGCCAGTCAGCAGCCAGCAGGATAGCCAACCAGAACCAGACCGACCAGCCATTCACAG GGTCGGGGATGCACCACAGTAACAGCAACCAGAACATGTCAGTGGAGGAGGCTAACCGTGGTGTGGCTGTGGAGAAACTAGACAGYGTTAAGAAGTGGGGCATCAACACCTACAAG tGTACCAAGCAGATGTTCTCGGAGCGGTTCGGCCGTGGTTCTCGGACGGTGGACCTGGAGCTGGAGGCCCAGATAGACGTGCTCAGGGACACCAAGAGGAAGTACGAGTCTGTCCTGAGACTGACCAGCGCCCTGACCAGCCACTTCTACAACATGGTCCAGACCCAGCAGGCCCTGGGGGACACCTTCGCGGACCTCAGCCAGAAATCACCTGAACTACGG GATGAGTTTGGCTACAACGCGGAGACCCAGAAGTTGTTGTGTAGGAATGGGGAGGCTCTTCTTGGAGCCATCAACTTTTTTGTGTCCAGCATCAATACACTGGTCAACAAGACCATGGAGGACACACTGATGACCATCAAACTGTACGAGGCTGCAAG gctggAGTTTGATGCGTACAGGGCCGACCTGGAGGAGTTGAGTCTGGGTCctcgtgatgctgccaccatggtGCGTATAGAGGTGTCCCAGCAGCAGTACCAGGTGCAGAGAGACAAGTACGAACGGCTGCGCTCAGACGTCACCATCAAACTCAAGTTCCTGGAAGAGAACAAG gtgaaggTGATGCACAAGCAGCTGCTCCTCTTCCATAATGCTATCTCAGCCTACTTCGCTGGGAACCAGCAGCAGTTGGAACAGACACTGAGACAGTTCAACGTCAAGTTAAAGCCCCCAGGGTCAGACAAGCCCTCCTGGCTGGAGGAGAGCTAG